The following is a genomic window from Myxococcales bacterium.
GTGCTATTTGACGAGCAAATGATTTGTAAACCTGATCGCTTTTGGAATTTTCTTCACTTTCTTGCTCTTCCTGCTTTTCAGAAATCTGATAATCCTGGGCACAGTGCTCATCAAGCCACTCACCTTTTTCATCAGCCAAGCGAATAGCATTGCGTACGGCCGGCAACTTATTTTCATGATCGGCATCAATAATATCGTGGGATTTTTTTTTGCTCATAAAAATTTTTCACCAAAATTAAATTTATAGCGCTTCGTTTTCTATCCGAAATACCAAGCGCATCAATATTTTATAAAAAAACAAAGACCCAACCAATATTTTTATTTTTCAAAAAAGCTGTGTACCGCCTATTCTCAAAGACTTGATATAATTTTCAAGTACTTTTATTTGAACAATGACTATCCAAAAAAAGCTCCGTGTCTTTATTTAATTACATACGGCGCACAGTTGCTACAGCAGTATTGGCTGAGTAATTGATCAAAACTATAGCAATCATCCCCATCAGTAATAAAGTTTCCAGACGCATCAAGCCGTATTCGGGCATGCAAAATTTTCTTTCCTATTTTCCGACTTATCGTAACGTATCCTGGAAAAGTGGTCGATAGGCGCACAATATAATTTACACCACTGCTTGATTTTAAATAATTGGCTGCACCTTCCACACGGTCAAAGGCCCTAAAAAAATCGTGTGCCCAATAATTTTCTAAAAACTCTAGGCGCGCAGTAATGTCGTCCTGATGAGCAATTTCACTTAACTTAAGCTCTTTCTCCCATAACTTGTTGGTAGAACCTTTTTTTCCCAATACCCATGCTCTTAAAAATTTTAGTCTATCATTGCTAAATCGATGCGCTTTATCTTGAGATTCATTTTGAATTTCAAAAAGCTCCCGAATACGTTGTTCATAATCAACAGCTCGAGCATTGAGCCCAAAACTGCAAAAGCACAACATAAAAAACATTGCTAGTATTTTTTTAACCATAACAACTCCAAGCCTCATCGTATAAGATCGACGATCTATAAACTCAAATGGCCAGTGACTTATTTGTTTTGAGCGTTTTGCCAGATCTAAGAAAGTTGACTACCCCGGTCAAACCAAAGCTATAAAAACTACAAAAGAGTATTTACCTTTGCCGCGCAGATAAAATCGTTTTCGGATAGTCCACTGATCGCATGGGTAGTAAATTTTATATCCACGTAATTATAGCCAATCCGCATATCTGGGTGATGCCCCTCTTTTTGCGCAATGTAGGCTACAGCATTTACAAAACTCATCACAGAATAAAATCCCTTAAAACTAAAAAAACGTTGTATAGATTTTGATTCAGTATCAAGGCTCCAGCCTGAAATTTCCTTAAGCAAACGCGCTGCCTCAACTGGACCTACGGGAGGAACACCTCCCTCACAGGCTTGGCATTTTTTTTCAACAAGACTCATTAACAGCTCCGCATTTCTCGATCGTTTTTAGTGATCACTCCCAAGGCCTTAGCTTCTTTAAACACTTCTTTCAAATCCTCATTAACCAACTGAAACAGCTTTTCTAAGGAATCAATAATAAAATATTTTTTTTGCATTTCATCATAACGATATGGAGTGCGGAGCACTGTTAACAGATCAAATGGCTCACGCGAGGGCACAGGGCTTTCAAGGGCATACACACTTTCACCTTTAGAAGACAATATTCCTCCGCCATAGATACGTACTCCGGCTGTGGTACCTATAAGACCAAATTCAACCGTAAACCAATAAAGACGAGCCAACATTACACGTTCTTCTTTATTCATTGATACCCCCACCTCTCCCACTTTCTGAGTAAAATCAGCAAAAGCTTGATTGGTGAGTAAAGGACAGTGTCCAAAAATTTCATGAAAAATATCTGGCTCTTTTAAATAATCCAGATCTTCTCGCAAACGAATAAAAGTTGCCGCAGGAAATTTTCTCAAAGACAAAAGCTCAAAAAATTCTTTAAAAGAAATCAGCGCCTTGACAGGAGCCAAACTCCAACCGCTCACCTGTTTGAGCTTGCGAGATACTTCATTAGGCTGAGGAACCTTACAAGGGTTGAGCTCAAGTATTTTAATGCCATCCATAAATTCATTGCAGGCTCTTTGAGGGAGAAGCTCGATCTGACGTTCATAGAGTATTTTCCATACACTGTCTTCTTCAGCGCTAAAATCTACCTCGCCTCGATGATTGGGTATTTTTGCCTCATACTTACTTTTGCTCACCGCCATTTTAAATTCCTCAGGTCCTGCCATCAATCGCCACATAATTTCATATCAATTTAAAGTCTCTTAACAGCAAAGCAGTAGATAAAACAAATACACTAGAAAATTATTTCAATCTACAAGGAAAAAATATTAAAAAAATATTATTTATTTTAATTTATCATCTAAAAAAGGAATAAAAAGATCCTGTCGTCTTTTATTAGACATGAAATTCAATGCAAAAAAGGTGGATAACTTACATGAATTACTTTTTTCTTTTGTTTACACTGCTTGTATTTCAATTTGAACTCCATGCCAAAAAAAATACTCCAAAATCTGCTTATAACTATGAGGAAAGCGAAGAAGATCCACAAGCCCCAATAATTCCTAGCAGTGAGCATGAAGATGAAGCTATGGAAGTCCATACTCCCAAAAAATCCAGTGTAGTGTTAAGAAATAGTCGGCCGTATATGCTTGAAAGCAGCCGCAGACGCAGCACTCCCCCTACAGGTCGTGAACGCAGAAACGCCCTACCTTATATTTTTCCCAAAGAATTTTCTCGTGCACACCTACCAAACGAACTAGATGAACCGATCCGTGAACAACCATAAAAAGTTCTTTCAGCCAACTTTTTTTACTTGATCCCTAAGAGGCTGTAAAAAAAATCAAATCTCAGGTGGTAAGCCAATTTTCCAATCGTCTGATACATAATCTTGCATTAGCGATGTAGTTCATTGATTCCTGATGCTTTGTATTCTTCTCATAGTTACGCACCAGACGCCTATTTCGATTCAGCCAAGCAAAAGTTCGTTCTACGGCCCAACGAAATATTTGTGGTACAAACCCCTTTTGCCCTTTTAAACGTTCCGCAGTTTCTGTGCTTACGCCTACTCTCAAGTCTGAAGACAAATTCTTATATGCGTTATCTCCAAGAATCTTCGCTAATCTGGGAAACTTCTCGCGCTTATTGAGCTCAGTAACCAATTCCTCGCCGGCAACCCTATCAGATACATTTGCTGCGGTACAAATGCATAGGAGCATCAATCCCATCGTATCAACAACGATGTGGCGCTTTCTTCCATTAATCTTCTTTCCCCCATCCAAACCACGCTCATCTACTCCTGGTTCCGCTGTCTGTGATTGGGAGTCGATGGAAACAAGTGAGGGGCTTGCATCTCTGCCAGCACAGGTTCTGACTATTGCCACGAGAATGCAGTTTAAGACCGCCCACAAACCAGAAACAGACCAGGTGCGAAAATAGTGATAGACAATACCGTGAGGAGGAAAGTCATTGGGTAAACAACGCCACACACAGCCGTTCTTTAAAACATAGAATATGGCATCAACTATGCTCCGAAAGCTATAGACACGACGTCTGCCTCGTTTGGCGTTAGCAGGAAAAAGTGGCTCAATCACTTCCCAGGCACAATCTGACAAACAGGTTTCATACAAGCACGACATGATATTTCCTTTCAAAAAGGTTTTCACGTCATACTTTCGTCACAGCGACATTTATTGAACCAGAATTGCCAAATTGATTTTTTTTACAGTCTCTTATGAAGTTAGAGCTAAGGAAATGAAGTCTTTTGAAATTATCACTCATGGTGGCAATTTATCGCCTAAAACCGCAGCAGTTCGTTTGCCAAGCGTACAACCAGAAAGTATGGCGCTTTGGTCATTGGTCATTGATAACAATAATCCAAACGGACGTGTTAGAGCCATAGCTACCCTGCATTGGTTACTTTCAGTCAAAGATTATGAAAAATTTTTACAAGAGTCATTTACCGAAGCTCAAATTACTTTGACTCCTTCGGGCGGGACACGTCTATCGAGGAGAGCTGTTCCATTTATTAACGTCGGCGCTTATATAGAAATGCTTGAAAATACTAGTTTTCTAAAAAACACTTCTCTAGTAAAAAAGCTAGTTAAATTGACATCAATTCGCTGATTTGCTCTCTCGCTCATTGAACAGTGCGCAAGGTGCAGCAGGGATTTTTAGTTGCTCTGAACCACGCCTATTTTTGGACACAAATCGGCTAATGGGCATAGTGAACAGTGTGGTTTGCGAGCAAAACATATGCGGCGCCCATGAAAAATTAAAGCGTGGTGAGCCTTGAGCCAAAAGTTTTTTGGAAATAGTTTTGTAAGAGCTAGTTCTATTTTATCGGGCTGTATTTCTTTGGTTAAACCTAGGCGTTGTGCAAGACGACTTACATGCGTATCGACAGCGATGGCCGGCTCTCCAAATGCATTTGATATAATAACAGCTGCCGTTTTTTTTCCTACACCAGGAATGCTTTCAAGTTTGATGCGCTCTTTGGGGATATGCCCATTGAAATCTTGAATAATTTTTTGAGCGGCTAGAACGAGATGTCTTGCTTTATTGCGATAAAGGCCAATGGTTTTTAGGTAAGGCTCTACTTCCTGAGGGCTTGCATGAGCAAAATCATGAACGCTTTTAAATCGCTCAAATAAGGCGGGAGAAATTTGATTGACTTTTTTATCGGTCGTCTGGGCAGAAAGCGCAACTACAACTAAAAGTTGCCATGGGTCCTTGGGGTTGTAATCAAGCTCGATGTGAGCATTGGGATATGTGCTCATCAGGCGTTCTAAGATTAATAATGCTTTATTTTTTAATGAGATAGCAGTCATAGGTTTTTTATAGCACGCTGATTCTATTTCACTAGGGCAGCAAAAAAATCCTCTGATGACAACTCGCTAAAAACTTATTAAAAGCATTGTCAATATTATTATTTTAGGAGAGATACGCTTATTTAATACGTGTGCTCTCGTAGTCTAATGGATAAAAAAGAAAGTAGGTTATATGACAAAGCGAGAAACATGGGGCTCGAAGTTTGGTTTTATTCTAGCTGCAATAGGAGCTGCCATTGGTTTGGGGGCATTGTGGAAATTGCCTTACACCATGGGGCAAAATGGTGGCGGAGCATTCATTTTATTGTTTGTAGCCTTCAACTTTATTATAGGGTTACCGCTTTTTATTGGTGAAATGGTTTTAGGCCGCCAGAGTGGAAAGGGGGTTGTGTCGTCCTTCATGGCTTTTTCAGAAAAAGGAAGCGCATGGAGTATGGTGGGTTGGCTCATTGCTTTGGTTTCACTGCTGATTTTGGGATGGTATTGTGTCGTTGCGGGATGGGGAGTTTGCTATATTTTACTTTCTTTGACTGATTCATTCCAAGGGCTATCAGTTGAAGAAATAGGGCAGAGTTTTGACACCCTGAGAGCTTCTGGAAGCCTTAACATAACTTTTCAAATAATTTATATCGCGCTGAACGCTGTGGTGCTTATCAAGGGCTTGTCTTTAGGGATTGAAAAAGCGAGTAAGATCATGACGTCAGGACTTTTTCTAGTTTTGATAGCCCTTGCTTTATACGCGACCCAGCTTAGTGGCTTTGGTCAAGCTCTGCAATATCTTTTTTATCCTAATTTTGATGCACTTACTCCAAGAGGGGTTTTGCAAGCCCTGGGTTTGGCTCTTTTTACGCTCAGCTTGGCATATGGAGTAATAATTACCTACGGCTCATACCTCAAGAAAGACAGCGATATTCCCAAAACAGCAGTAATTGTTGTGACTGCCAATATTATCGCCTCATTATTAATCGCAATAACTATTTTTCCTATGATTTTTAGCTTTGGTTTTGAACCTCAGGCCGGAGAAGGTTTAATTTTTAAAACCATGCCCTATGTTTTTGAACAGCTCCCAGGGTCAATGATTGTTGCTTTGGTCTTTTTCGTACTTTTCCTTTTTGCAGCGCTTACTTCATCTTTGGCGATGTTTGAAGTGGTAGTTGCGAATTTTACCGATCTTAAAATGATGTCACGAAAAAATGCTGTGATAGTTACAAGTTGCATTGTCTTTGTTTTGGGTATTCCTACAGCTGTGATCGGTGAAGGCGGAGTTTTTTCTTCCTGGTCTTCAATCTTTGGAGAATCGTTCATGGAAACCAATATTTTATTGGTGGATTGGATATTAGTTATAATTGCACTTTTTACGACTCTTTTTGTTGCGTTTAAGTTAAGTGCGGAAGTCCGTTTTGAAGGTTTTTGCTCAGGATCAAAATATTCTTATTTTTATCCAGTGTGGATATTCTTATTGAGAACAGTCATACCTCTGGCTATTTTGCTGGTTATTGCTCACAGAGCACAAATTATTCAATTTTAGGGAGTTTTAATGGAAGATATCCGACGCGAACATTGGCGTTCTCGCTTAGGCATCATTTTTGCAACGAGTGGTTCGGCTATTGGTCTGGGAACATTATGGAAGTTGCCTTACTTGGTGGGCCAAGGGGGAGGTGGGGCTTTCATTGCGATGTTTTTAGTCTTTACTCTTCTTTTGGGGACGCCTTTGTTTGTTGCCGAACTGGTTTTAGGTAAGCATTTTCAAAAAAGCATTACAGGTATTTTTAATAATCTAAGTTCCTCTCTTGGTTCATACTTTATCTTGGGTTGGTTTGCCATAATTGCTACTTTTTTGATCGCGGGTTGGTATGGCGTGGTATCCGGCTGGGGAATTAATTATCTGCTGATGGCTCTGACTGATGCATTTAAGGGGCGTTCTCCTGCCCAGCTCAGCATGGTGTTTTCCCAATTTCGTGCCGCAGGCTCTATCGGAATACTCTGGCAAGGGATTTTTGTGGCGCTTACGTGTTTGGTCTTGGCAAAAGGTATTAAAGACGGAGTAGAGCGCTTTAGTAAACTATTTTTTTCTTTGCTTTTTTTGTTAGTGGTGGGCTTATTTCTCTATGCTTCTACCTTGAGCGGTTTTGGGCAGGCATTGGATTATATTATTGCACCTGATTTTTCTAAAGTCGATAGAACTTCAGTATTGGCAGCCTTGGGTCTAAGTTTATTCACTTTGAGTTTAGGGCAGGGTATTATGGTTACCTACGGAAGTTATTTGCCCAAAAAGGTAAATATTTTTAAGACGGCTTTTATCGTCAGTTTTTCCGTGGTGGCAATTTCCATATTGATCTCTTTGATGATTTTTCCAATGATCTTTAGCTTTGGCTTTCCACCTGAGGCCGGAGAGAGTTTATTATTTGTTACAATGCCATTTGTTACGGAACAGCTTCCTGGTTCAATGGCCTTGTCCACGCTTTTCTTTCTGCTGCTAATTTTTGCTGCGTTGACCTCCTATATAGGGCAGCTGGAGGTGCTTGTTTCAAGTTTTATAGAAAGCTTTAAAATTTCCCGTCAGAAGGCGGTTTTTATCTCAGGAGTGGGATGCTTTATTGTTGGTATTCCGGTAGCTCTCATGACAAGCGAATATAATCCGTATCCAAACTTTCAAAATATATTTCATAGTTCATTACTCGATACTTTATATGTTTTGATAGATTGGCTGTTGATTATGTTTTCTTTTGGAATTTGTTGCGTGGTTGGTTATAAACTTAAAAAAGATGATCTTGCTAAGGCATTAAATATAGATATAAATCACTTTGGCTTTGTACTTTGGCGATTTTTAATTCGATTTTTAGTGCCTTTGTGTTTATTGATAGTAACGTTATCGCGTATTGGTTGTTTGTATTAATTTAGGCTAACGAAGGCGTGAGCATTAAAGAGGTAGAGATGTCAAAATTTTGTCCAAAGTGTGAAAGCGAATTCCTCGACACCATTCCCACCTGCCCAAAAGATAAGATAAGACTAGTAGAGCAGCTTAGTGCAGATGATGTAATGGTAGATTTTTATCTTGCCCATGATCAAATAGAGGCCGAGCGGATTGTGAGTTA
Proteins encoded in this region:
- a CDS encoding 4a-hydroxytetrahydrobiopterin dehydratase, which encodes MSLVEKKCQACEGGVPPVGPVEAARLLKEISGWSLDTESKSIQRFFSFKGFYSVMSFVNAVAYIAQKEGHHPDMRIGYNYVDIKFTTHAISGLSENDFICAAKVNTLL
- the nth gene encoding endonuclease III, with translation MTAISLKNKALLILERLMSTYPNAHIELDYNPKDPWQLLVVVALSAQTTDKKVNQISPALFERFKSVHDFAHASPQEVEPYLKTIGLYRNKARHLVLAAQKIIQDFNGHIPKERIKLESIPGVGKKTAAVIISNAFGEPAIAVDTHVSRLAQRLGLTKEIQPDKIELALTKLFPKNFWLKAHHALIFHGRRICFARKPHCSLCPLADLCPKIGVVQSN
- a CDS encoding sodium-dependent transporter; the encoded protein is MEDIRREHWRSRLGIIFATSGSAIGLGTLWKLPYLVGQGGGGAFIAMFLVFTLLLGTPLFVAELVLGKHFQKSITGIFNNLSSSLGSYFILGWFAIIATFLIAGWYGVVSGWGINYLLMALTDAFKGRSPAQLSMVFSQFRAAGSIGILWQGIFVALTCLVLAKGIKDGVERFSKLFFSLLFLLVVGLFLYASTLSGFGQALDYIIAPDFSKVDRTSVLAALGLSLFTLSLGQGIMVTYGSYLPKKVNIFKTAFIVSFSVVAISILISLMIFPMIFSFGFPPEAGESLLFVTMPFVTEQLPGSMALSTLFFLLLIFAALTSYIGQLEVLVSSFIESFKISRQKAVFISGVGCFIVGIPVALMTSEYNPYPNFQNIFHSSLLDTLYVLIDWLLIMFSFGICCVVGYKLKKDDLAKALNIDINHFGFVLWRFLIRFLVPLCLLIVTLSRIGCLY
- a CDS encoding sodium-dependent transporter gives rise to the protein MTKRETWGSKFGFILAAIGAAIGLGALWKLPYTMGQNGGGAFILLFVAFNFIIGLPLFIGEMVLGRQSGKGVVSSFMAFSEKGSAWSMVGWLIALVSLLILGWYCVVAGWGVCYILLSLTDSFQGLSVEEIGQSFDTLRASGSLNITFQIIYIALNAVVLIKGLSLGIEKASKIMTSGLFLVLIALALYATQLSGFGQALQYLFYPNFDALTPRGVLQALGLALFTLSLAYGVIITYGSYLKKDSDIPKTAVIVVTANIIASLLIAITIFPMIFSFGFEPQAGEGLIFKTMPYVFEQLPGSMIVALVFFVLFLFAALTSSLAMFEVVVANFTDLKMMSRKNAVIVTSCIVFVLGIPTAVIGEGGVFSSWSSIFGESFMETNILLVDWILVIIALFTTLFVAFKLSAEVRFEGFCSGSKYSYFYPVWIFLLRTVIPLAILLVIAHRAQIIQF
- a CDS encoding IS5 family transposase — its product is MKTFLKGNIMSCLYETCLSDCAWEVIEPLFPANAKRGRRRVYSFRSIVDAIFYVLKNGCVWRCLPNDFPPHGIVYHYFRTWSVSGLWAVLNCILVAIVRTCAGRDASPSLVSIDSQSQTAEPGVDERGLDGGKKINGRKRHIVVDTMGLMLLCICTAANVSDRVAGEELVTELNKREKFPRLAKILGDNAYKNLSSDLRVGVSTETAERLKGQKGFVPQIFRWAVERTFAWLNRNRRLVRNYEKNTKHQESMNYIANARLCIRRLENWLTT
- the phhA gene encoding phenylalanine 4-monooxygenase codes for the protein MAVSKSKYEAKIPNHRGEVDFSAEEDSVWKILYERQIELLPQRACNEFMDGIKILELNPCKVPQPNEVSRKLKQVSGWSLAPVKALISFKEFFELLSLRKFPAATFIRLREDLDYLKEPDIFHEIFGHCPLLTNQAFADFTQKVGEVGVSMNKEERVMLARLYWFTVEFGLIGTTAGVRIYGGGILSSKGESVYALESPVPSREPFDLLTVLRTPYRYDEMQKKYFIIDSLEKLFQLVNEDLKEVFKEAKALGVITKNDREMRSC